A part of Dermacentor variabilis isolate Ectoservices chromosome 10, ASM5094787v1, whole genome shotgun sequence genomic DNA contains:
- the LOC142559862 gene encoding uncharacterized protein LOC142559862, producing MAGASALLKGTFVGASLVSAVELVQRPNLSPRRPVCLTLCDIAYLLCNMLTVTTLCWTAATSVFPSQTQVLTDVSIAGAMVWLTFSAVCQRLKGLCASNFLFSLHALHFVAAVSDLLVQRQHVLVTWSRKNDVRMANQSSLLALTTLGSFLYACFRSSPVVDKNTHEMQTIAHEETFSSCGKLVGSAVFRYVVKTGLLSKYDEKDILPLVKRLKCRRLVALLPPLTKYKW from the exons ATGGCCGGCGCGTCCGCGCTGCTCAAGGGGACCTTCGTCGGAGCGTCGCTCGTGTCTGCGGTCGAACTCGTGCAGAGGCCGAACCTGTCGCCCAGGCGTCCGGTGTGCCTGACACTCTGCGACATCGCATACCTG ctCTGTAACATGCTCACGGTCACGACTTTGTGCTGGACTGCCGCCACGTCCGTCTTTCCTAGCCAGACTCAAGTGCTCACGGACGTCTCCATCGCTGGTGCAATG GTCTGGCTCACATTCAGCGCAGTTTGCCAGCGCTTGAAGGGACTGTGCGCCTCCAATTTCCTGTTCTCGCTTCATGCACTTCACTTTGTTGCCGCCGTCAGCGACTTACTCGTGCAGCGACAGCATGTACTTGTCACTTGG agTCGCAAGAATGACGTCCGAATGGCAAACCAGAGTTCACTGCTGGCACTTACGACTCTGGGCAGTTTCTTGTATGCCTGTTTTCGAAGCAGTCCAGTCGTCGACAAGAACACACATGAG ATGCAAACCATCGCCCACGAAGAGACCTTCTCGTCGTGCGGGAAGCTTGTGGGCAGTGCTGTCTTTAG GTACGTTGTGAAAACTGGACTCTTATCAAAATACGACGAGAAAGACATTCTTCCACTCGTAAAAAGGCTCAAATGCAGACGACTTGTTGCCTTGTTGCCACCTTTGACAAAGTATAAATGGTAA